The DNA segment AGCATCAAAGCTATCAATTCTGCATCATGGATCTCAGCTGTGGTCTTGTTTTGTGATAGTAAGTACCATGTTCATCATCCCTGGATTTTTATACTATAAGTGCCTTTCATTCACTTAGTAATGATGCATGTGCTACAATTATAAATTTCCAGTGAAGTTCAATAATCATGAGCCATGGTGAGGAGTTTACTTGTAAGACTATTCACCCATTAATAATTTCTGTTccttttttcatatttttccaGGATGCTGATTTCGAGTTCAAGATGTTATCACTTATTGCAGGACAGGAGATCAACAGAAGGCATAATTGCATTGGTGTACATAACCAGTTTTTGGTTCCTGCTTCCCATCTCTGATTATTCTTTGTAAATATTTATCTAGAGCAATTAGATTAAGATAAAATGTTACAGTGACAGCATCATTGATTCAATTTTTGTGGCCAAGATGGAAAAGGGTGAAAGATCTTTGAACCCTCTGAATTTTGTAAGTAACTTGTAAAGCAAAGTTATCATTACATGACCCTGGTAGAATGGCATATGTAACAATATTTCGTGACTTGTGAAATTTCAACTTGTCACTGAGTTGTAACTGTTTCTCTCCACACAAATATTCTCAAGGCTAAAACATGTCCAATTCATTAAAGTTGAATATTGAGCTACAAGTAAGCCTCAGGTTTGACAGATGAGACAGCAGAACATGAGGACCACTAACGAACTAAGACTTTTTTCCCACTGAAAAGGgcaaaagataaaaaagggGTTAAAGCTGAGGAGTGTGTGGAAAGTAAGGAAGAGAGAAGGAAGTGAGATAAACAATCATTTTGTCATTGAGAAGGAAAAAAGGTAAATGGTTGTTGAGTTGGAAGAACTTCTGACCACAGGGAAAGTTAAGAATATAAGTCTTTTCTGTGCGTTTTTCTTTCTGTGAGTGCTGAGCACGTGACAAAGCATCACATAACCGCAAAAATTGGAAGTGGCATAAGAAATAACAAATAATCTTGTCATGTTACAGCTCAGTTCTTTCTGTCAAAGGGTAATCATATTCTGAAGGGAGAGGCCACTTTCAATGTGACCACCATGCATGATCCACTTGCAAGGgaataataacataaaattcCTTCTTAGCCGTTAGAAAGAGACCATAACTTCCTTGCTTATTCTTTGGCTATCTGTGTACTATATAAGCAGCCACATTGCTTATGTCTTTGGTATTTATTCTATACACTCTTTAGTCTCTATCAATCACCAAAGTCTCTCTTATCTTTTCTCCAAAATGGCAACATTCATGTTGAAGTTGATGCTTCCTCTACTTTTCCTTTACATGATTCCTCCAAAAACAGGTAACATTAAAATGTTCCTTGTAACTTTTTATTCCTTCTCTTTATTGTTGCATTGTGTTCATCTCAAAAAGTGCAATGCATCCATGCAGCATATGCAGAGTTTGAGCAATGGTGTGTTGCTGATGAGCAGGCCACTGAGAATGAATTGCAGGCAGCCTTGGACTGGGCATGTGGAAAAGGAGGTGCAGATTGTGGAAAAATTCAAGTGAACCAACCTTGCTATTTTCCAAACACATTAAAAGACCATGCTTCTTATGCCTTCAACAGCTACTATCAGAAGTTCAAGCACAGTGGAGGCTCTTGCAACTTCAGAGGTGCTGCCATGACAACAGAAGTGGATCCTAGTAAGTTCAAACTGATTCATGAATCACTCTCTGATTTCCTATTTTGGTTTAACTAGGACACATGCATGTTCACATGGCAACAGGTGCAGTTTTAATGAACCTGATGCTTGAAGGTTAATCTGTTAAGTATAGATTTTGAGGCTCgtacactcctcttaaatgatATGTCTgtgtcggacacacgtatcgAACAACGATACTTGTATGACATTCGTAAGACACattggtgaagtgtcaaattaaaaaaagacaATTCTAGCACGGTAAAaaggagaaatacattaattttctaaaaactcaatttattgtataaatttttattatgattataaaaataaggaacaaattcttttgaactagtcatgaaaaacatcttttttattccaaaaaaatatctgaaacatacttgtgtacataaatatttattgtcaatttataattatataatatatagatccgtgttccgtgtcctacattttagaaattatacgtaTCTCCGTATCCGTGTCTGTGCTACATAGGTTATGCCTGATGCTCTAGTTTTAAACTGTTCTAAGTCTGCAACATTGAACAAAGTGTATGTTTGTATGAATAATGGTGATTTATAACCTTTTTATGCTTAATGTTTGCTCACAGGTCATGATTCTTGTCACTATGACTTCATTCTACGATAGCAACTGTGAATGAAGACTTAAAACTACTGCAGCAAAAACCAGAGCTCGAACTTTTTTCTGTGGTCCCAAACTCCAATTAAGCACTTTTTTTGGGGCCTTTTTTATACTATTGATAAAGCTGAAATTTTACTTTGCACTTTATCTCAGTAGAAGGCTGAAACGGCATAAAATCTTTGTTTTTCCTATATTAATGTATGTGTAGTGCCGTTTAActtcaagttttttttaacaatgTGAAACAGTACTAATTGTTCTGGACTGGACCTGAGGcccaattaaattaatttggcCCAACAGTCAAACCTCTAGACAAGGCAATTTCTTTTAGGACCATGtactttcttcctgcacctccatagttGGGAGAAAAGTCTAAATTATCCATGATTCTGGATAGCACAATTTGTAGATCTGTCAGTGAAGTTGTGTAATCTAGAGACCATGAAATATTCAGATTCTATATTATACaatctaaaatgtatttttaaatttgtaattcgaaatatgtttttgaattttgcaatttgaaaatataaaacatgACTTACTTGGGAttaatattcaacaaaataatcATATAACAGTTGGAAATATGTTTTagaaatatttatgtttatgaATTTAAAATCCACATATTATGTATTTGTTTCAATGTATGTTTAGTGTGTGAAACCTTTTTTTATcactcattttttattttgaaatatttatttcacaatgtaaaaattatattttgaaaaataaccCAAAAGAATCTGATAGATATTGAAAGAAATATCTCAAATTTAGCTCTCTTTTTTTCCccataaattttacttttttaagaATAATACAAGTAAAAGGGTAAATGGGCCTCCGTACGAAGAAGTACGGCCCATCAATAGGTAAATGGGCCATACAGTAACTGGTCTCAACGAAAGTGAATTAGTTTAAGCTCAATTTATTTGGTCAATTTAATTATATCAGTTGAAACATTtggtcaattttttttagtatattcaatattattttttaacactaatatttaaaattggtgctatgaaaataaattagaagagttttattgaaaaatacttattatattAGAAGAGTGGAAATAATTTAACATTTCAATtaataaagtattttaaaagCTGATAAcaataaaactattaaaaagAAGGCTCCCTAGAAAAACTAAACATTCTATATACTTGTCATTCTATACTTGTCTGACTTTAAGTCTGAGACATCTTAGGGTTAATTACTGTATCGAAGATATTGTCTGTTTTAGAGATTGGTGTTTTGTCACGGTTTTATCTTTAATAGACATCTTGGTGAATTGAAGGAGGAAGAAGTATATAAACTGCTTTTGACATCAACTCTTTAACCTCCTTAACGAAGTAAAACTATATTGAGCGTACCAGAACAATACTAAACTAGTTCTTGCCTAAAtattatttctctttctctcagaATCATCATTggcatttaaaaaatatgaaaatattaaaaaatatatttttaagtttaactaaattttataaaacctacataaaaaaaaatatatagcaTTTATATTCCTGTGTAATATTTTTGCTCTTATATCTATGGACTTTGAATGGTTTCTCCAATACTTAAGGAACCAAATTGAGAAGCCCTACAAAAGAGTCAACCAGAATAATTTGAGGGGTGAAGCATTCTACTGTCTCTATTTTGAATTTGGAATTAGAATAACAGAGTGGTTCCTCCAAAGTCAAAGTCATTGCTGAATTCTGCAATTtgaataaatcaaataaatcaGACATTCTGATTAAGAcatcatataaaacaaaaaatgtacATTAATTGAGGAGTAATCCTAGTCCAAGAATCTCACCTAAACCCTAATACTAATCATGTCACAAGTTAAATACACCATTcttgtaaaattataatttttacttgTTTAACATAATCTTACAAATCCTAAATAATTATTTCTCTTTGGTGAAACTTTTTATTAGAAAATTGAGTATGAAGAAATATGAGGTTAACCTAAAACTGGCTTGCTTTACCAGCTAAAACATGGTACTATGTTTGACAATTTCAAGTCCAAAATTTGAACTTGAAATTCCCAGATGTTAAAAACTTTGAAGGAAATAAACAGACCATGGCACACAATGTTTCTTGGTCTAATGTGTTGAAATGCCCTCATCAAATACCTGACTTCTGACTTCATATTTGAAGAATTCTAAATTGCAATTGGCAAATACCTAAATTCTAGAAAATAACCTACAATTAAGTACTAAATGCTTAATCCCTCAGAAATTGGATTAAACGTGTCATTTACTTTTTGGACAATACTATGCTTTTCATAGGAGATGGTgtctttattcttttattttacaaGAGAAcaagtataataataaaaaaaaaattaaaaatgtcttTTTTTACTCTTATACGAAATTAATTTTCGTTcctaatttagatttttttttggtatttagagaaaataaattattaaaataaatttttgttagtttttttaagTGACAAAATCGatttttaattagattaaaatgttaaaatatttcacGTTAATTCATAActgatataaatattataatattatactaTATGTCAAGCTAAAATTTGATTTGTTACGTAAAAAAACACTTGATAAAAATTTATTCCAATCGTTTTCTTGTTACATATACTCAAAAGGTTTAaagtttgaattaaaaaaataataatttcattttatatgataaaaaaaaaatcatatttaacttaaaaaaagaGACAAAAGTGTTATttgatatatgtatatatatttgttaattGGAAATGATGAAAAGTGTTAATTATTAGGAGTGATGAAAAGGGTAAACCCTAAATGAGAGATGGAAGAAGAATCCATGGGAAGTCATGGACCACACACTTCCCAATTGGAATTTGGCGCGTGATGAAGAAACAAGAATGCATTTTGCAGCCTAAAATATGGagtgtgtgaagaatttgttcGAAAGTAGAGAATGGCACATGTGGGGAGAGGGCCCCATGTGTTTGCTAAAATGCCTGGCAGAACATGTTGTTGAACAATACcctttcaaattttacaaaacCTGCAACTTTGGTATCTGATAGAATAAGAATAGGACAAATTGTGCAGATAAAAAGGAGAGAAGATTAAGGTAATGTATCTCCCAAAAGCCCTTACATGGGCGGTGCCATGACAGAGAAACTGAATGCAAAAGTCAAGATCTCTCATTATGGCTCTCAGCTTTGAAACACACTCCTCAAACTTGGTAACGTTTTCAGAGATAATTGGACCGAGTTTAAGCCTTGTCCCATGTACCAGCTACTCTCACTCTGTTCATCAAACATTGCTCACTCAAGTTAGGTTCAGCTTCATCTAGGTATTAGAAATGGGGGACAAATGTTTACCACCAAGCCCTACATTTGCATCCTAAAGTACTACAATCCACAGCCTTTTGTTCATTCATCAACATTTTTCAATGATAACCTCATGTCACCCGGAGGACTGTTATTGGACCATCCATAATATACAGACTCACGCACGAGTTAATAATCTCGGTGTGAGGGGTGTGTGTGTTGAAGATCTCGTATCGattagagataaggacatttcatactATATAAATGGATGCAAACCTTACTTTATAAAccggttttataaggttgagttatagtcttaaagttcacttctcaATATAGTATAAGAGTCATTTAGAACCTACACTAGCGAGAGTTTGTTGGGCCTGGTGGACCACTCATAATATACAGTCTCACGCACAAAAGCCATTTAGAGCTAGTCTTACGCACGAAAACCATTTATAGTCTATACTAGTGAGAGTTTGTTAGACCTATCGAATCACTCATAAAATATAGTCCCACGTACGAGAGTCATTTAGAGCTTATACTAGCGAGAGTTTGTTGAACCtatcagaccacccataatatatagtctgaTGCAAAAGTTGGAGGAATGTGTTAAAAATCACACCTAACAACATTTTATTATACATCTCTTAATAATGTCTTCAGTTCCTCTTCATTTTCATAAGCTTTTGAGTTTGGTAATCATTAATGTTTCAGCTTCTGAGTTTTTACTGCtactattatttttcttttcttttacggatttttctaatttttctgTTCTAATTGTAATCACACCAACTATATTATAAATGATGTTGAATCAATAAATAGATTTCAATGCATTAATTAGAAGATAAGGCTTTATCTTTTAgttaaagatattttaaattataaaaagaataattGGAGTATATGAAGTTTATTATAAAGGGATATGTCTCCCTCCCACATATATGGATGAATTGAAGTCAATTATTGAAAACTATTTCTAATATGTCACGTGGCTAATAGAATAATTAATTCATTAGGTCTAATTGTCCTTTAACTTTAGTATTATACTATAACACTAAAAAGGACACTATAACATGTAAATGTTTCTAGTACCattctttaattaaaattaaaattaaaattttactttaaaaatttacatattttttttaagcaaATTGCTAAAGTAAAACTatagttttaattataaatgaaCAAATATGTAGGTTTTGTCTTACATATATTGTCAATGGAAGCTTGAATACTCTCATTTGGTATTGTAAATATGAATATTCAACAATATATGGACACAAAagtactttttctttttctcctgTATTACCAAAAGCCTTGATTTGTTAAATATGAATTccattttgataaataaatatgttaattaAATAGGTAAAAATGTATGCAAGTTTATTCTACACAAGGCAAGTAagacaatttaaatttaaatttttattttcttatttcaaTAAAGTATTTTGGTTACCatcaaatacaaaagaaataatttaaatattgaatAATTTCTAATAATTCTAAATACAAATATTGATGATTTTTTAGTTGGTATtgattaatgttatttttagtCATAAACAATATTTTCGTACAAGAAATCATGACACCCCTTTCAAtcaaataatttaatacaaTAGATCTATGGATTTTTTTCTCATATATGTTGCTAATCTTGTCATTTCAACTCATTTAAATTCCTAGATAATGTGGTATTATTAGTGTTTGGtccaaaattattaaaaaaaagtgaagaacAATGGTATGCTGTAGTTTGGATGAGTAATTGATTTGTTAAATTTAACATTTCAAAAGTTGTGTTGGATATAATTCTAAATTCCAAAAACCTGTCCCTTATTATTATTTGAACTCTTCAACAGTTAAAAATGCACTGAACCTTGGTGAAATGAGTAGAAGATGAAACATGGCATTATTAGACAACTTTAATCTTTGGATTAGAATTGTACTACTTTATGATTAAAGTACATTACATGGATTAAAAGGATAGTTGAactgttttactttttttatctttttaaccAATGTTGTAAGCAACAAAATTAAGTCACTGTTAACAAGatgaaaaagttaaaattatgatagtATTTAAAACCTTCATCCTTTTTGAACTCAGAGTTCCACCACCACATGAATGAAACAGATTATTATGTGTTCTAAATTTAGAATGAATGGTAAGAAAATTAGAGATGAAGATGATATGTATgaattttgttaaataattttgtttgctTTATTTTTGTATGTATTACTAAACCCTTATTTTAGGAAGAAAGATGTTGTGTGTTTTGCAGATTGATTGTAGGCAGTCCGAGTATCTGGATGGAGTAAAGAGATTCATTGCAATAGGAGCATCAGCTCCTTACATTAGATTAATATGACTCTTTGGAGGTGTATTTGTATCatacaaatattatattttttttgtttgtgttCGTGATTTGTTAAGGTATTGTGTTTTTTCTATAAGggattaaaaaagaaaagatcTTTTATGGTTGGAGGCTATAGTTTGGTGAACTACTTTATGTATTTTGAAGTTTGATGTGATGACATACCCTCGTTGCTGTCAAGGACGAACCTCTTTAGTTGTTTTTTGGAGATAAGAATTTGTTGGTAATTTCTCTTGAAAGTTTGGGATGAACTGCAGAGTGAGGTTctacattatttttatatataattctgTATAAAGATTAAGTTACTCATTAAatcattcatatttttttttctgataaacaAAACTTTGAGATGAAGGCCAACAAATCTTAAACAACTTCCCAACTTAAGAAAGTTGATTGATGGCCTAAAGCCAAGGCGTAAAGCAAAGAACATCCAAAACTCCATCCTAACATCACAAGGCCATTCCAACAATTCAGCATGAATTATGTGCTGCCATTTTCTCTTACTCTTTCAATAATGACAAAATTTTCAAATCTCAAAAGTTTAATTGAGAAGCGTGTGAGTTCTTATATACTCTGTGACACGTGTTCAATCAATAGAAAAAACTTGTATTGCAACATCTTTTATTCAAATTTGGATCTTTAAAGATTGAACTCTGTTGATATGCAAATCCTTTGGCCAATTCAATCAGTGACATGATATGAAGATCTAAACATGATTAGAGTGGATGATAGCAAAATGGCTTATGTCCCTTTCACTTCATCTGGGGTCAATTTTGTTGTCCAACAAATGCAAACCATAAAAGCAAATACAAACATCACTTTCCAATGTATCTGAAGTATTGTCAACTTAAAATTTCgtcataattttgtttttaaaaaacattagaaaggagaaatatgtatttttaaattgacaTTAATGTTAACTTCTAAGTGACGTGAAACTATATTGGATATAcgaaacaatttattttaataaacagTTATTTCTCTTTTCAATTATAATCGGATACAGAGTTATCAATtcactgataaaaaaatatatttgttgttGGCTTGACCCAGAAGCTAAATTAAGTAGATGCTCCACAATATGCCAAATAAACAACATTTTGCTCTCTTAGAAGATCTTGCACACAATCGGTGGTGCACACCAGAATAAACACAAAACTCCAAATTTGAGCAATTGGCAAATAAAAGGCAGTAAATAAGGGTGTGGGCCATTCTGCACACTCACTTTGGAGTGGACAAAGTATTACCAAGATtcccttctttttttcttccttttctctgTTTAGTTCTTTCCTACATTTGATTCCCTTAGCATATTTAAAGGAGAAAACCACTTCCCAAATCACATCAACACTCTCTTTCATGTTTTCGTTTTGCAAGAACAATCTCATACTTGGTTTCTCCAAAAACCCTTTCTGATTTTATTCATTTACTGTTTCCAGAGAAACAATTTTGCTCTCTTGGAGAAAGATCAGaacaaattttctttctttggaTGTAGATACAAAATGGACACTTGCAGAAACAACAaatagataaaagaaaaataaagctcTTGGAGAAAGATCAGaacaaattttctttctttggGTGTAGATACAAAATGTACACTTGCAGAAACAACAAACAGTTGCAACAAacagataaaagaaaaataaagcaaaaGAGAACAATGACACCGAGAATTTTTTTAACGTGATCCTCAACTTAAGAAGTAAAATTCACGGAACCTAGTCCAGATAATGTCTCCAATATGAAAGTAGGATTACAACCAGAAAAGTGAGGATAACACTTAATCTCAGATAATTAGAATGAAATACAAAATCTCTCTAATATCTTAGTAAGATTTCTGATCTCACACTACGATGAATATCTACACCAAAAAGACAGAATTAGTTCTGATTTTCCAACTTGCATTTCCTGCCGTTGATTTTTCAGCATTTCATCGAGAACATGATCCAACAGTATCACAACAGCACGCGTATAAagtaacatatatatatatatatgtattatgtATGGTGGACCTTAATAAATAATAGCTCTTTGCTTTGTCTTTTagctttatttttcttctaaattagtcagtttatttgaaatttggCATTCGAAACAACGTGGATTCAAAGTCAGTTATACGCagcttgtttattaacaatctTCCAAAAAGTTACCTAAGTCCTATTATATTAATTCTATTGGGTACATCActtcaaagataaaaaaatataaaaaaggcttcatgttgcattaaaaaaatgtattcaacaagaaaataattgaaaGCTAATTAATGATAATCAGCCATTATTTAAATTCACTTTATCTATCTTAATGCAGTTATCTTCCAATCCTTTTTTGTGTTTAATAAGTTGAAGACGCAATTATGAAGATATGGTCCAAGAATGCGCACACTTAAATAATTTGAGTTAGTAACTTTCCATGGACTACATCATTATAACTTCAAATTGGATTGGGATAAGAGGTAGTGATTATTTTAAAGCTTTTCAGATTCTAATAGATGTTTTCTAGATAAGTTCAATGGATTGTGAGAGAGAATAAGTGCAACAAGCAAAAtagatatatattataaataaatgtaagggtttaaaaaaaatataaatgttaaaTTAGATAGAAAGGGATCAAGTGCATGTTAGCTGAAGTGTAAGGCACTACTTCTTACATCATTGATTCCATtgcttttaatttaatataagtttctcttctctctctctctcttcaatGTTTTTCAATCTCAACCATTATTCACTCATATCTCTACTCTTGTAATTAGTATAAGAGGTATGATATCTTCATAATCCAACACTTAATTGTTTTCTAGTATCATTCTTAAAATTAGAAGAAGAAATATAATGTTAGTGAAATGTGAacttatgaaaaaaatttaaaatattgttgttGATTGCACTTATCAAGTTACAGTGAGATCGTGGACTGTGGACGAAACGATCTTAACAAAATCTCATTTACTTTTCATAAAGAGGGGATATAATTAATTACGAGGATGAGCCGAAGATGTGAGATTGTAGTTAATTTGAGAATATAATTCAAATTAGAAAGTATAAGGAGGAAGACGAGAGAGAAACACTACTGTGTATAAGACAAAGAAGATGATCTGATCAAGATAGAACAACAACTCGACTGAAAATCATTGTTTCTGactaaactaaatattttagttGAGAGACCTCCTTCTTAACTAGAAGAATAACATTTGATAAAATACGAAAACCATCTTATGAATTTGCTCacatacttattttttaattttatttctttgacATAAGCTAAGAtaaaggaaagaaataatagaaGCACCTGGAATAAAAAAGTGAatctaataaaatgaaattaatatgTACACAAGATCCAACCTAGATTGGGCAGGAGGATGAGCATGCTTTTAAAGATTTCAATTGCAGACATGCACTTTGTGTAACTCAGGTTCTGATTATTGACATCCAAAGTGAAAAAGTGTCTAAAGTGATAAAGTAAGAGTGTATTTACTCAGTTTTGATTAGAAATACATGGTATTTCAACTTTTATCAAGAGTAGATAAACCTTTGCTTTCTCACCATATGTACTTTTTCACTTGAGTGAAGTTAAATTCATGATTTGTACACTGTTTGTTGTGTGTGGAAGGTAAgcaaaaaacacaaaacaaaaagtAAGAAGAGACATTTAATCTACAGCCAAGTGGGGTTACTGTGTTACACTGTTTTTTCCCATAACTAAAGGTTCTATACTCTTTGGTTCTTTCTTACTTCAATGTGTGTGTTTGCATATCACATAGAACAAGTCAAAATCATTTTACTtctaaagtttaaaaaaaagtaagttggttcattttatttattgctTTTGATCTGCTAATATCCTGCAAAGAACTATGCTACTGTAGTCCCCTGCATTCCATTTGCAGACTTTTGTTAAATCTGTCTTTGGAATTGAATATGTGATATTAAGCAAACCAATTTCATGTCAAACTTTTTCtctgcttttgttctttgatttTCAAAACAACTCAGTGAAACAGTATTTCAGCTAAACAATTAGTCTTGAAATTTCCCAAATCAAAAGATTGGATTTTGCTGGTAATTTCTATATAATGCAAGTAGATGCATCTTTTTCCACACAAAGGGCTAATGCAGCTGTGTAGCAAATTGTATATGAAGCAGTTCATGCtccaatttttaaaaacttgaaCAGAAACTCTCATAAATAACACTAACAATACAAGTTTTTGTAACTAAAATAATAGTGATTTACAATTGAAGGATGAGTTGAGCATGTCATTTTTCTGATGTCATTGCCCATACATGTCGTGCAAGAGATATAGGTCCAGCTAAACCACCCTGGATGGATACACATCTAAACCTAGTCATTATCATAATTA comes from the Phaseolus vulgaris cultivar G19833 chromosome 8, P. vulgaris v2.0, whole genome shotgun sequence genome and includes:
- the LOC137824224 gene encoding glucan endo-1,3-beta-glucosidase 4, encoding MATFMLKLMLPLLFLYMIPPKTAYAEFEQWCVADEQATENELQAALDWACGKGGADCGKIQVNQPCYFPNTLKDHASYAFNSYYQKFKHSGGSCNFRGAAMTTEVDPSHDSCHYDFILR